From a single Sphingobium lignivorans genomic region:
- a CDS encoding DUF481 domain-containing protein: MTLPVRAITLIVLLASVGVPARAELPAPVRAMLDAAIASGNESDIASVAKVAKVANPTDAKEIDAMVASHRQAVKRAELAHKREAGTFEDWHGNGELGGSTTTGNTRSAGLSAGLTLTKTGIKWRHRVRATTDYQRNDGATTRNQWMASYEPNFQLRDSFYLFGLAMYEKDRFQGFSDRTTVSGGFGYRAVETDDLKIDIKGGPAWRGTHWLDDPATNELEGLAGTDLVWRLTSRIEISDNAQAIWGADNSTYSNTAAFTAKLNGSLSGRFSYAVRHETNPPPGSVATDTITRATLVYGF; encoded by the coding sequence ATGACGTTACCCGTGCGGGCGATCACGTTGATCGTCCTGCTGGCATCCGTGGGCGTCCCCGCGAGGGCCGAACTGCCGGCGCCGGTCCGGGCCATGCTGGATGCGGCCATTGCGAGCGGCAACGAGAGCGATATCGCCAGCGTCGCCAAGGTCGCGAAGGTCGCAAATCCGACGGATGCGAAAGAAATAGACGCGATGGTCGCCAGCCATCGCCAGGCCGTCAAGCGGGCGGAGCTGGCGCACAAGCGTGAAGCCGGCACGTTCGAGGATTGGCACGGCAATGGCGAACTGGGCGGCTCCACGACCACCGGCAATACCCGGAGCGCCGGCCTGAGCGCTGGCCTTACATTGACCAAGACCGGCATCAAGTGGCGCCACAGGGTGCGGGCAACCACGGACTATCAACGCAATGACGGCGCGACCACCCGCAACCAGTGGATGGCCAGCTACGAGCCCAATTTCCAGCTGCGCGACAGCTTCTACCTGTTCGGCCTCGCCATGTACGAGAAGGACCGCTTCCAGGGTTTTTCCGATCGCACCACCGTGTCCGGCGGCTTCGGCTACCGCGCGGTGGAGACCGATGACCTGAAGATCGATATCAAGGGCGGCCCCGCCTGGCGCGGCACGCACTGGCTGGACGACCCGGCGACCAATGAACTTGAGGGGCTGGCCGGCACCGATCTGGTCTGGCGCCTCACATCGCGCATCGAGATCAGCGACAATGCCCAGGCGATCTGGGGCGCGGACAACAGCACCTACAGCAATACCGCCGCCTTCACGGCGAAGCTCAACGGCTCGCTGTCCGGCCGCTTCTCCTATGCCGTGCGGCACGAGACCAATCCGCCGCCCGGCTCGGTGGCGACCGACACCATCACGCGCGCCACGCTGGTCTACGGCTTCTAA
- a CDS encoding MarR family winged helix-turn-helix transcriptional regulator, whose amino-acid sequence MAHGISDLEAHLGYLLRSVSNHVSHSFALALETQGVTVAEWVMLRALYGEAPMPPSRLAETLGLTRGAISKLADRLVAKAFVQRTADARDGRMHSLSLTPAGEALVPVLARLADENDARFFGSLAPPERAAIETALRAIIHREGLAAVPVN is encoded by the coding sequence ATGGCTCACGGCATATCCGATCTCGAGGCGCATCTGGGCTATCTGCTGCGATCGGTCTCCAACCATGTCTCGCACAGCTTCGCGCTGGCGCTGGAAACGCAGGGCGTCACGGTGGCGGAATGGGTGATGCTGCGGGCGCTCTATGGGGAGGCACCGATGCCTCCGAGCCGCCTTGCCGAAACGCTCGGCCTCACGCGCGGCGCGATCAGCAAGCTCGCCGACCGGCTCGTCGCCAAGGCCTTCGTGCAACGCACGGCGGATGCGCGGGACGGCCGGATGCACAGCCTGTCCCTCACCCCGGCGGGCGAAGCACTGGTGCCGGTGCTCGCGCGGCTCGCGGACGAGAACGACGCGCGGTTCTTCGGAAGCCTCGCCCCGCCGGAACGCGCCGCGATCGAGACGGCGCTGCGGGCCATCATCCATCGGGAGGGCCTCGCGGCCGTCCCCGTCAACTGA
- a CDS encoding DUF1398 family protein, with translation MQDELKDIAARCLAGAEDDSMTFPQIVGALIDAGFEGYAVDYRAGTASYYLPAGRCFTLPIRDEGPPVAAAFDAPAIRAAIAQAQALAPGYTYAGFCRTVRDAGCAGYLVSFSGRRALYYGRTAETHVELFPDAP, from the coding sequence ATGCAGGACGAACTGAAGGACATCGCCGCCCGCTGCCTCGCCGGCGCGGAAGACGACAGCATGACATTCCCCCAGATCGTCGGCGCGCTCATCGATGCCGGCTTCGAGGGATATGCGGTGGACTATCGGGCCGGGACCGCCAGCTATTACCTGCCCGCCGGGCGCTGTTTCACGCTGCCGATCCGGGACGAGGGGCCGCCCGTGGCCGCCGCTTTCGATGCGCCCGCGATCCGCGCCGCCATCGCGCAGGCGCAGGCCCTGGCGCCCGGCTACACTTATGCCGGCTTCTGCAGGACAGTGCGGGACGCGGGATGCGCCGGCTATCTGGTGTCCTTCTCCGGCCGGCGCGCGCTTTATTATGGCCGGACTGCAGAGACGCATGTCGAGTTGTTCCCCGACGCGCCCTGA
- a CDS encoding DMT family protein has protein sequence MPTIALLLVSNIFMTFAWYWHLKGGMTRPLLLVILMSWGIALFEYCFAVPANRLGYASGWSAGQLKVVQEVIALGIFGIFMVTYLGEPVNWRHAGAFLCLMGAVAFLFWGRN, from the coding sequence ATGCCGACCATCGCGCTCCTGCTCGTCTCGAACATTTTCATGACCTTCGCCTGGTACTGGCATCTCAAGGGCGGCATGACGCGCCCGCTGCTGCTGGTCATCCTGATGAGCTGGGGCATTGCCCTGTTCGAATATTGCTTCGCCGTGCCGGCCAATCGCCTCGGCTATGCCAGCGGCTGGAGCGCCGGGCAGCTCAAGGTCGTGCAGGAAGTCATTGCGCTCGGCATCTTCGGCATCTTCATGGTCACCTACCTCGGCGAGCCGGTGAACTGGCGGCATGCCGGCGCCTTCCTGTGCCTGATGGGCGCGGTGGCCTTCCTGTTCTGGGGCCGGAACTGA
- a CDS encoding MarR family winged helix-turn-helix transcriptional regulator yields the protein MAADGGMKKTDSEARATISDFDDWACFYNDFYPVGERLDREYRLSRLLVMAGRSWVTHIDNRLRAETGQSRARWQALFTIAFGPQPVTLTDLGQRLLVQWPTLVRVVEGLAADGLIERRDNPRDGRSKLVTLTPAGLAVVHKIQPILDSERRAMLADLSDRELEQCAQTLRQIFARVART from the coding sequence ATGGCTGCCGACGGGGGTATGAAGAAGACGGACAGCGAAGCGCGGGCCACCATCAGCGATTTCGACGACTGGGCGTGCTTCTACAATGATTTCTATCCCGTGGGCGAGCGGCTCGACCGGGAGTATCGCCTGTCGCGCCTGCTGGTGATGGCCGGCCGCTCGTGGGTCACGCATATCGACAACCGGCTGCGCGCCGAGACGGGGCAGAGCCGGGCGCGCTGGCAGGCGCTGTTCACCATCGCTTTCGGCCCCCAGCCGGTGACGCTGACCGATCTTGGCCAGCGGCTGCTCGTGCAGTGGCCCACCCTCGTCCGCGTGGTGGAAGGTCTGGCGGCAGACGGCCTCATCGAGCGACGGGACAATCCGCGCGACGGCCGCTCCAAGCTGGTGACGCTCACGCCGGCGGGCCTTGCCGTGGTCCACAAGATCCAGCCGATCCTCGACAGCGAGCGGCGCGCCATGCTGGCCGATCTTTCCGACCGGGAGCTTGAGCAATGCGCGCAAACGCTCCGGCAGATCTTCGCGCGAGTGGCGCGCACCTGA
- a CDS encoding SufE family protein, giving the protein MTSPTFRQILEDYELLEGDERYRLLIDLGRALEPMPDALKTDATLVRGCSAAVWVYPTRREDGALHFLADSNAAITKGIIALVLLAVQDRMPAEVATADIEGALAPFDLKRQLSSNRTQGLPNMIALIRETATRLAAGEQGS; this is encoded by the coding sequence ATGACCAGTCCCACGTTCCGGCAGATCCTGGAAGATTACGAACTCCTCGAAGGCGACGAGCGCTATCGCCTGCTGATCGACCTCGGCCGCGCGCTCGAGCCCATGCCGGACGCGCTGAAGACCGACGCGACGCTGGTGCGCGGCTGCTCTGCCGCCGTGTGGGTCTACCCCACCCGGCGCGAGGACGGCGCGCTGCATTTCCTGGCGGACAGCAATGCCGCGATCACCAAGGGCATCATCGCGCTGGTGCTGCTCGCCGTGCAGGATCGCATGCCCGCCGAGGTGGCGACAGCCGACATCGAGGGCGCGCTGGCGCCCTTCGATCTCAAGCGCCAGCTCTCCTCCAACCGCACCCAGGGCCTGCCCAACATGATCGCCCTGATCCGCGAGACGGCCACGCGGCTGGCGGCCGGCGAACAGGGCTCGTAG
- a CDS encoding efflux transporter outer membrane subunit encodes MSMRRALPLAACLLAGCSLAPAYERPAPPVQAQWPGDAAALADQAGLPAADYRTLFRDARLIALIDIALENNRDLRQAAANVARARAQFRIQRADLFPQLDAGADVVRGNQAGGETRTTATADLSVTAYEIDLFGRIRSLTDAARESYLATAADAQAVRLALIGDIAQAWLTHAADASLLEISRLTAETAQRTEALTQARLASGIAPRSDLRQAQTILATAQSDMARYTTAIAQDRNLLALLVGAPVDPALLPGGIEEAGETIDAPSPGTSSEVLLRRPDIMAAEHDLRAANAQIGAARAALFPRVTLGALFGLVGSSLDGLFGSGGTQLEQGAAGITWPIFQGGAARAGVAASQAQRDALLAAYEKAIQTAYREVADALARQATIDDQLGADRLRVQASEDAAYLVDARYRGGIDSFLAALDAQRSLYTARRTLVASLLEAAGNRVTLYRALGGEMMPAPPAP; translated from the coding sequence ATGAGCATGCGCCGCGCCCTGCCACTGGCGGCCTGCCTGCTCGCCGGCTGCTCGCTTGCCCCGGCCTATGAGCGCCCGGCGCCGCCCGTGCAGGCGCAATGGCCCGGGGACGCGGCCGCGCTGGCGGATCAGGCCGGCCTTCCCGCCGCCGATTACCGCACGCTGTTCCGCGATGCGCGGCTGATCGCGCTGATCGACATCGCGCTGGAGAATAATCGCGATCTGCGGCAGGCCGCCGCCAATGTCGCCCGGGCCCGCGCCCAGTTCCGCATCCAGCGCGCCGATCTCTTCCCGCAGCTCGACGCGGGGGCTGATGTGGTGCGCGGCAACCAGGCCGGCGGCGAGACGCGGACGACCGCCACTGCCGATCTGTCGGTCACCGCTTATGAGATCGATCTGTTCGGGCGCATCCGCTCGCTCACCGATGCCGCGCGCGAAAGCTATCTCGCGACCGCGGCGGACGCGCAGGCGGTGCGGCTCGCGCTGATCGGCGACATCGCGCAGGCATGGCTCACCCATGCGGCCGATGCGAGCCTGCTGGAGATCAGCCGGCTGACGGCGGAGACGGCGCAGCGGACCGAAGCGCTCACGCAGGCGCGGCTCGCCAGCGGCATCGCACCGCGCAGCGACCTGCGGCAGGCGCAGACCATCCTCGCCACCGCCCAATCCGACATGGCGCGGTACACGACCGCGATCGCACAGGACCGCAATCTCCTTGCCCTGCTCGTGGGCGCCCCGGTCGATCCTGCCCTGCTGCCCGGCGGCATCGAGGAAGCAGGCGAGACGATCGACGCGCCCTCGCCCGGCACCAGCAGCGAAGTGCTGCTGCGCCGTCCGGACATCATGGCCGCCGAGCATGACCTGCGCGCCGCCAATGCGCAGATCGGCGCGGCCCGCGCGGCGCTGTTCCCGCGCGTGACGCTCGGCGCGCTGTTCGGCCTCGTCGGCTCCTCGCTGGATGGCCTGTTCGGCAGCGGTGGCACGCAGCTTGAGCAGGGCGCGGCCGGGATCACATGGCCGATCTTCCAGGGCGGCGCGGCGCGCGCGGGTGTCGCCGCCAGCCAGGCCCAGCGGGACGCGCTGCTCGCCGCTTATGAGAAGGCGATCCAGACCGCCTATCGCGAAGTGGCCGACGCACTGGCGCGGCAGGCGACGATCGACGACCAGCTCGGCGCGGACCGGCTGCGCGTGCAGGCCAGCGAGGATGCCGCCTATCTGGTCGACGCGCGCTATCGCGGCGGCATCGACAGCTTCCTCGCCGCGCTCGATGCCCAGCGCAGCCTCTACACTGCCCGGCGCACGCTCGTCGCCTCGCTGCTCGAAGCGGCCGGCAACCGCGTCACGCTCTACCGCGCGCTGGGCGGGGAAATGATGCCGGCACCCCCGGCGCCCTGA
- a CDS encoding multidrug efflux RND transporter permease subunit, with translation MLSRIFIDRPILAWVLATIVMLSGIGAIYSLPIAQYPDIAPPQVSISANYPGASAEAVQNSVTQVIEQSLNGIDGLLYFTSSSDARGRANITATFDKGTDPDIAQVQVQNQLQSVIARLPQQVQQSGVQVRKANSDMLLIVGFYDASNRMSAQQVSDYLSSNLQDTLSRVPGVGNVNVFGSPNAMRIWLNPERLTSFQLMPGDVIAAIQAQNTEVAAGQLGAEPSAPDQYLNVNVTAQARLQTPEQFRDIVVKTLPTGATVRLGDVARVEIGADNYTVTIHVNGHPGAGVAFMLAPGADALTTAELIKARVAELSDTFPEGFEYGFAQDTTAFIKLSISEVTKTLIEAIILVVIVMFVFLQNWRATLIPTIAVPVVLLGTFGVLYVAGFTINTLTLFGLVLSIGLLVDDAIVVVENVERLMAENPGMTAREATIRSMREITMALIAIALVLSAVFMPMALFGGSTGVIYRQFAITIVSAMILSVFVAIILSPALTAHLLKPHRESDAIREGDRSWMERRLPRLHGWLLRARDGFNSRFDRGIDHYVAAVRKIVDRRGLSLAIYALVVLLLIVMFQRLPTGFLPNEDQGVGIVSFQLPTGATINRTAEVQKAVEDYFAEHESGTVATLFTVAGTSGPGGAIGQNVGRGFIMFKPWEERPGPENTAEAVSRRASGALSGLRDAQIFALTPPAIPGLGQSTGFEAQILNTGNLSAADFAAARDKVVAAARADPELAAVRLQELPDQAALRVDVDHQKLAALGLNQSDVNLTLSSAWGGRYINDFVDRGRVKRVYVQGDAPYRAKPEDLGQWHVRGGNGQMTPFASFATLSWSMTPPSLSRFNGIPSYQLLGQAAPGYSSGEAMRRIEQHVADIPGIGLAFSGLSYQERLLQGQGPLLYALSLLVVFLFLAALYESWSIPIAVLLIVPLGLVGAVLAVTLRGLINDIFLQIGLLTTMGLAAKNAILMIEFAEQAEKRGMRIIDAAAEAARRRLRPILMTSFAFIFGVLPLAVSTGAGANGRIAIGTAVIGGMLTATVLAIFYIPLFFVIVRRLTRDTLQRISERIVARRAGRKEP, from the coding sequence ATGCTCTCCCGCATCTTCATCGACAGGCCCATCCTGGCCTGGGTCCTCGCCACGATCGTGATGCTCTCCGGCATCGGCGCGATCTATTCGCTGCCGATCGCGCAATATCCGGACATCGCGCCGCCGCAGGTCAGCATCAGCGCCAATTATCCGGGCGCATCGGCGGAGGCGGTGCAGAACAGCGTGACGCAGGTCATCGAGCAGTCGCTCAACGGCATTGACGGCCTGCTCTACTTCACCTCCTCGTCGGACGCGCGCGGGCGCGCCAACATCACCGCCACGTTCGACAAGGGCACGGACCCGGACATCGCGCAGGTGCAGGTCCAGAACCAGCTCCAGTCGGTCATCGCGCGCCTGCCCCAGCAGGTGCAGCAGAGCGGCGTGCAGGTCCGCAAGGCCAATTCGGACATGCTGCTCATCGTGGGCTTCTACGATGCGTCCAACCGGATGTCCGCGCAGCAGGTCTCGGATTATCTCTCCTCGAACCTGCAGGATACGCTGAGCCGCGTGCCGGGCGTGGGCAACGTCAATGTGTTCGGCTCGCCCAACGCCATGCGCATCTGGCTGAACCCGGAGCGGCTGACGAGCTTCCAGCTCATGCCAGGCGACGTGATCGCCGCGATCCAGGCGCAGAACACGGAAGTCGCGGCCGGCCAGCTCGGCGCGGAACCGTCCGCGCCGGACCAGTATCTCAACGTCAACGTGACCGCGCAGGCGCGGCTGCAGACGCCCGAGCAGTTCCGCGACATCGTGGTCAAGACGCTGCCCACCGGGGCGACGGTGCGGCTGGGCGATGTCGCGCGCGTCGAGATCGGGGCGGACAACTACACCGTCACCATCCATGTGAACGGGCACCCCGGCGCCGGCGTGGCGTTCATGCTCGCGCCCGGCGCGGACGCGCTCACCACCGCGGAGCTCATCAAGGCGCGCGTCGCCGAGCTGTCCGACACTTTCCCCGAGGGCTTCGAATATGGCTTCGCGCAGGACACGACGGCCTTCATCAAGCTCTCCATCTCGGAAGTCACCAAGACGCTGATCGAGGCGATCATCCTCGTGGTGATCGTGATGTTCGTCTTCCTGCAGAATTGGCGCGCGACGCTCATTCCCACCATCGCCGTGCCGGTGGTGCTGCTCGGCACCTTCGGGGTGCTGTATGTCGCGGGCTTCACGATCAACACGCTCACTCTGTTCGGGCTGGTGCTCTCGATCGGCCTGCTCGTCGACGATGCCATCGTCGTGGTCGAGAATGTCGAGCGGCTGATGGCGGAGAATCCCGGCATGACGGCCCGGGAAGCGACGATCCGCTCGATGCGCGAGATCACCATGGCGCTGATCGCCATCGCGCTGGTGCTGTCCGCCGTGTTCATGCCCATGGCGCTTTTCGGCGGGTCGACCGGCGTGATCTACCGCCAGTTCGCGATCACCATCGTCTCGGCGATGATCCTCTCGGTGTTCGTCGCGATCATTCTGTCCCCCGCCCTCACGGCGCATCTGCTCAAGCCCCACCGGGAGAGCGACGCCATCCGGGAGGGTGACAGGAGCTGGATGGAGCGCCGCCTGCCGCGCCTTCACGGCTGGCTCCTGCGGGCGCGCGACGGCTTCAACAGCCGGTTCGACCGGGGCATCGACCATTATGTGGCGGCCGTCCGCAAGATCGTCGACCGGCGGGGCCTCTCGCTGGCCATCTATGCGCTGGTGGTGCTGCTGCTCATCGTCATGTTCCAGCGCCTGCCCACCGGCTTCCTGCCCAATGAGGACCAGGGCGTGGGCATCGTCAGCTTCCAGCTCCCGACCGGCGCCACCATCAATCGCACGGCCGAAGTGCAGAAGGCCGTGGAGGATTATTTCGCGGAACATGAGAGCGGCACCGTCGCGACGCTGTTCACGGTCGCGGGCACCTCGGGCCCGGGCGGCGCCATCGGCCAGAATGTCGGCCGCGGCTTCATCATGTTCAAGCCATGGGAAGAGCGGCCGGGGCCGGAGAACACGGCCGAAGCCGTCTCGCGGCGCGCCAGCGGCGCCCTCTCGGGCCTGCGCGACGCGCAGATCTTTGCGTTGACGCCGCCCGCCATTCCTGGCCTCGGCCAGTCCACCGGCTTCGAGGCGCAGATTCTCAACACCGGCAATCTGAGCGCGGCCGATTTCGCCGCGGCGCGGGACAAGGTCGTGGCCGCCGCGCGGGCGGACCCGGAACTGGCCGCCGTCCGCCTGCAGGAACTGCCCGATCAGGCCGCCTTGCGCGTCGACGTGGATCATCAGAAGCTGGCGGCGCTTGGCCTCAACCAGAGCGATGTCAATCTCACCCTCTCCTCCGCATGGGGCGGCCGCTACATCAACGATTTCGTCGATCGTGGCCGCGTGAAGCGCGTCTATGTGCAGGGCGATGCGCCTTATCGCGCCAAGCCCGAGGATCTGGGCCAGTGGCATGTGCGCGGCGGCAATGGCCAGATGACGCCCTTCGCCTCCTTCGCCACGCTGAGCTGGTCGATGACGCCGCCCAGCCTCTCGCGCTTCAACGGCATTCCCTCCTACCAGCTGCTCGGCCAGGCCGCGCCGGGCTACAGTTCGGGCGAGGCGATGCGGCGGATCGAGCAGCATGTGGCGGACATCCCCGGGATCGGCCTCGCCTTCTCCGGCCTCTCCTATCAGGAGCGGCTGCTGCAGGGGCAGGGGCCGCTGCTCTATGCGCTCTCGCTGCTGGTCGTCTTCCTGTTCCTGGCGGCGCTCTACGAGAGCTGGAGCATTCCCATCGCAGTGCTGCTCATCGTGCCGCTGGGCCTTGTGGGCGCCGTCCTCGCGGTGACCCTGCGCGGCCTCATCAATGACATCTTCCTGCAGATCGGCCTGCTCACCACCATGGGCCTTGCCGCCAAGAACGCGATCCTGATGATCGAGTTCGCCGAGCAGGCGGAGAAGCGGGGCATGCGGATCATCGATGCGGCGGCGGAAGCCGCGCGGCGCCGCCTGCGGCCGATCCTCATGACCAGCTTCGCCTTCATCTTCGGCGTGCTGCCGCTGGCCGTCTCCACCGGCGCGGGCGCCAATGGCCGCATCGCGATCGGCACGGCCGTCATCGGCGGGATGCTCACCGCGACGGTCCTCGCCATCTTCTACATTCCGCTGTTCTTCGTGATCGTGCGCCGCCTGACCCGCGACACGCTCCAGCGGATCAGCGAACGGATCGTGGCGCGGCGCGCCGGACGGAAGGAGCCATGA
- a CDS encoding efflux RND transporter periplasmic adaptor subunit, with translation MAITLSSALLVALSACGGDGKQQQPGAGGPGQKTVGFVVVQPQDVPLETVLAGRVNAYLTSEVRPQISGVILRRLFTEGALVRAGEPLYQIDPAPYRATAAEAQANLASAQASAQAARALAERYKPLVAIQAISEQDYTNAVAAAEQAEAAVAQRRAALETARINLRFTTVPAPISGRIGRSLVTPGGLATSNQATALAVINQLDPIFVDIQQSAGNLLALRRLLARGGASPSSADVRLLLEDGSEYEGVGRVQFSETLVDPATGTVTLRARFSNPDGLLLPGMFVRARFAQAVDRGAFLVPQAAVTRDGKGGARLFIAGRDNKAEARSVQAPRTLGANWVVTDGLKAGDRVIVQGTGDLRPGQDIRAVPADAPQPVAPARAGG, from the coding sequence ATGGCGATCACTCTGTCGAGCGCCTTGCTGGTCGCGCTGTCGGCCTGCGGCGGCGACGGCAAGCAACAGCAACCCGGCGCCGGTGGCCCGGGCCAGAAGACTGTCGGTTTCGTGGTCGTCCAGCCGCAGGATGTACCGCTCGAGACCGTGCTGGCGGGGCGCGTGAACGCCTATCTCACCTCGGAAGTGCGGCCGCAGATCTCCGGCGTGATCCTGCGCCGCCTCTTCACCGAGGGCGCGCTGGTGCGCGCGGGCGAACCGCTCTACCAGATCGATCCCGCGCCCTACCGCGCCACGGCGGCGGAAGCGCAAGCCAATCTGGCGAGCGCGCAGGCCAGCGCACAAGCGGCGCGCGCGCTTGCGGAGCGCTACAAGCCGCTGGTCGCGATCCAGGCGATCAGCGAGCAGGACTATACCAATGCCGTCGCGGCGGCCGAGCAGGCCGAAGCGGCGGTGGCCCAGCGGCGCGCAGCGCTGGAGACGGCGCGCATCAATTTGCGCTTCACCACCGTGCCTGCCCCCATCAGTGGCCGGATCGGCCGTTCGCTGGTCACGCCCGGCGGGCTCGCCACCAGCAATCAGGCCACTGCGCTGGCGGTTATCAACCAGCTCGATCCGATCTTCGTGGATATCCAGCAGAGCGCCGGCAATCTGCTCGCGCTGCGGCGGCTGCTCGCGCGCGGCGGCGCCTCGCCCTCCTCGGCGGACGTGCGCCTCCTGCTGGAGGACGGCAGCGAATATGAAGGCGTCGGCCGCGTCCAGTTCTCCGAGACGCTTGTCGATCCCGCCACCGGCACGGTGACGCTGCGCGCGCGCTTCTCCAATCCCGATGGCCTGCTGCTGCCCGGCATGTTCGTGCGGGCCCGCTTCGCCCAGGCCGTGGATCGCGGCGCCTTCCTCGTGCCGCAGGCCGCCGTCACGCGGGACGGCAAGGGCGGCGCTCGCCTGTTCATCGCCGGGCGGGACAACAAGGCCGAGGCCCGCTCGGTACAGGCGCCACGCACGCTCGGCGCCAACTGGGTCGTGACGGACGGCCTGAAGGCCGGCGATCGCGTGATCGTGCAGGGCACCGGCGACCTGCGCCCCGGACAGGATATCCGGGCCGTGCCGGCGGATGCTCCGCAACCGGTGGCGCCCGCGCGCGCCGGGGGCTGA
- a CDS encoding flavin reductase family protein, whose protein sequence is MIDPKHFRDVMSSYPTGVCVVTATADTGERWGLAVGSFTAISLDPPLVGFLPDKRSRSWEQIAGVGRFCVNVLGSEQLDECRRFASRHDDKFDGMAHGHSPGGHPLLDDALAWIDCDVADVVELGDHLLVVGAVRAMERRDGGAPLIFYRGGYHTLAGLGEETA, encoded by the coding sequence TTGATCGATCCGAAGCATTTCCGCGATGTGATGAGCAGCTATCCGACCGGCGTGTGCGTGGTGACCGCCACCGCTGACACGGGGGAGCGCTGGGGGCTTGCCGTCGGCTCGTTCACGGCGATTTCGCTCGATCCGCCGCTCGTGGGCTTCCTGCCGGACAAGCGCTCGCGCAGCTGGGAGCAGATCGCGGGCGTGGGGCGGTTCTGCGTCAATGTGCTGGGCAGCGAGCAGCTCGACGAGTGCCGCCGCTTCGCCTCGCGCCATGACGACAAGTTCGACGGGATGGCGCATGGCCACAGCCCGGGCGGCCATCCGCTGCTCGACGATGCGCTGGCCTGGATCGATTGCGACGTGGCTGACGTGGTGGAGCTAGGCGATCATCTGCTCGTCGTCGGCGCCGTGCGCGCCATGGAGCGGCGGGACGGCGGCGCGCCCCTGATCTTCTACCGCGGCGGCTATCACACGCTCGCCGGGCTGGGCGAGGAAACCGCCTGA
- a CDS encoding vgr related protein: MADMRVLAAEDDGERSLTAAERALAGAMFGAAIDLDAVRIRRRKWWPFQPRAIVMAPRGHIHFHPQGHSYCACFGEGTLAHQGLFLHEMTHVWQHQRGLNLLLRRHPFCRYGYAFEPGRPFSRYGIEQQAEIVRHVFLMRLGRAVPGAPPLSALEAILPFGQAVSSPSPASV, encoded by the coding sequence ATGGCGGACATGCGCGTCCTGGCAGCGGAGGATGATGGCGAGCGATCGCTGACGGCCGCCGAGCGCGCGCTTGCCGGGGCCATGTTCGGCGCCGCGATCGATCTCGATGCGGTGCGCATCCGCCGGCGCAAATGGTGGCCGTTCCAGCCGCGCGCGATCGTGATGGCCCCGCGCGGACACATTCATTTCCATCCGCAGGGGCACAGCTACTGCGCCTGCTTCGGCGAGGGCACGCTGGCCCATCAGGGCCTGTTCCTGCATGAGATGACGCATGTCTGGCAGCACCAGCGCGGGCTCAATCTCCTGCTGCGGCGGCATCCCTTCTGCCGCTATGGCTATGCGTTCGAGCCCGGCCGGCCCTTCTCGCGCTATGGCATCGAGCAGCAGGCCGAGATCGTGCGCCATGTCTTCCTGATGCGCCTCGGTCGCGCCGTGCCCGGCGCGCCGCCGCTGTCCGCGCTGGAAGCGATCCTGCCTTTCGGTCAGGCGGTTTCCTCGCCCAGCCCGGCGAGCGTGTGA